A part of Rhopalosiphum maidis isolate BTI-1 chromosome 3, ASM367621v3, whole genome shotgun sequence genomic DNA contains:
- the LOC113557252 gene encoding PHD finger-like domain-containing protein 5A gives MAKHHPDLIFCRKQPGVAIGRLCEKCDGKCVICDSYVRPCTLVRICDECNYGSYQGRCVTCGGPGISDAYYCKECTIQEKDRDGCPKIVNLGSAKTDLFYERKKYGFKAR, from the exons ATGGCTAAACATCATCCAGACTTGATTTTTTGTCGTAAGCAACCCGGCGTCG CTATAGGTCGGTTATGTGAAAAATGTGATGGTAAATGTGTTATCTGTGATTCATATGTCAGACCATGTACATTGGTACGCATTTGTGATGAGTGCAATTATGGCTCATACCAGGGACGATGTGTTACATGTGGTGGGCCTGGAATATCAgatgcatattattgtaaggAATGCACAATTCAAGAAAAAGAT agaGACGGATGCccgaaaattgtaaatttgggAAGTGCTAAAACAGATCTATTTTACGAACGCAAGAAATATGGGTTCAAAGCACGTTAA